From the Anoplolepis gracilipes chromosome 15, ASM4749672v1, whole genome shotgun sequence genome, the window atacgttttttaaataaagtaaaatattattttgtaactcTTGTTCCGAAGTatgagaaaacaatttttgagTTTAATACTTATAGATGGAGATcctaatcaaatattttatttgattaggAGCTCCATCTATAAGTATTAAACGTCCAGAAAAATTCCTTGTTTCTAATAATCTTGCTAATTCAATGGCGATTAAAGATCCAAATGAATAACcgacaattaaaaattcttttcgacCTTGCATTTTCTCCAATATGTGCtggaaaaataaacaaaaatatgaaacaatacataaaaaataaacataaaatatatgaaacggtacataaaaaaacatacatgcatgcacatatgtattcgtataatcaaatattatttaaatggcagtttaataataagtttttcaaATAGATTATCTTATAATCATACAGGCAGAAGATATTTTGCTGATTTCATTATTGAAGTAGTAAAACCCGGCATATTAAGTACACCGTGTTGCAAACATATGGccgaagaattaatttttgattccATCAATTTATATACGCTTGCACAACCATCAATTCCTAGTATGAAGAATATTTCGCTTCCAGCAACTTCTCTTTTCGTAGCGAGTTCTACATAAATATCTGAAGTCAAGTCTGAATCTTTCAGTTTTCGAGTTAATAGCTTAAAACCGTCCAAATCAATTGCATCATCATTTGTATCATCTTCAGTGGCGTCGTATATCTTTTCTTGATCGGCTctatatttgtcatttctctGAGTTTTGCAAAATTGAGATTTCTGATATCTCGCGCtgtcaataaaatatcgaattcTCTTTCCAACGTCTGTTTAATTTCTACTGCCATCATTGAATCCATGCCTAATTCAGCCAGTGATACATTTGACGCGactgtatttgtattttttaatcctattttaaaaattagagaaagaattaaacatttagatataattttaaccgCAATTTACCTAATGttgatatcaatataataattattaacatttcttgcaatatttttaatgcactcatttatttcgatataatacaatttttataaaattaaatctataaataaaattatcaaataaaagtttattttattttatataaatgttacgtcacgaatcttttatataataattgcttaTGAACTCACCCATAATGTTTGCAACCGCTACAAGTGGATTTGTTGCttgagaatctttttttttctcggcaACAACCATGCTGCTTATGATTGCCCGATCTTGTAGCAAGAATATTTCTAGTGTATCCAAGCAAGAAGATATTGTTTGTTGCAATGTATCTCCAATGACAAGTTCTTTATCGTCTTCTTGCATATCGGCGACAAGCCCAACGTCATCAATAGCGCCCCATTGTATAGCCAAACCATGTAAACCTTCTTTCACTCTTTTCTCACAAATTCTTTCCATTACGGAATTTGCCATTCCGTAATTTGTTTGACCTGCGTTACCTTTTCCGCATGAAACGGAAGAGAAAACAACAAAATGTCAAAGTTGAGGACAAATTGTTCTTGATAATTGGTCCATATTTTTCGTCGTCCATGCCTTTGACACAAAGGAATCTTCGAATGTTTGTGGGGACTGattcttgaatatattatcttttaacacAACTGCGAGATGGAATATAGTATCCACAGGACCTTGTTCTTcggcaaattttaatatagattcACAGTCTTAGTATTTCGAAGTATCATCCGTTGTAACAATTTGTATATTCACACCATAAGATTGTCATAATGTTATTCTTGAGCGCTGGGGACCATTTTTTATCCGAGTTCGCGAAGTTACTACTAGATTTTCTGCACCCCGTATAATTAACCAGTCAATTAATTCTAGACCGAAACCACCTAAACCACCTAAAACAATGTAGCATTTGTGTTCCAGGCAGTAGTATCGGGGATGTGCAAGTATAGGCGTATCCAAGGGTTCATCTTCTTTATGAACTTTTattatctacaaataatattgatatgcaaattatattatattttaaaatcaagaaaaaagagaatgtgaaagaaaataaactgttagaaaaaataaaaattttagatagagaattgtaaaaataaataaactgtctttataaaataaagtgtggctctaaataaaaaaaataaaaaaaatttaaataagtcaATAAAGAGAgatctttaaaaagaaagggtttttcaaacatatgtaaaaaggaaacaagcataatatatgtatgtaactcTTGTACAGGCTGTTTCTGCAACATACAGATCAGTAAGTTGGGTTGCCTATCTGACGATCAGCAGGGGCATGCTTTACCAACCCgaataatcgaaaattaataaaatcagaggatcgatcatataattttttctttgtgaaaagtgaaaaaattacgtaattgaTATCTTAAATGCAAATCCGGTAGTAAATGAGGAAACTGAAATCGGCTTTTAACATAcagtataattgtaatatttaataatataaataaaataagataaataacacaattaaaatatataataacacaattaacataattaaaatatactaatacaattaacacaattaaaatataataagacagataaaataagaagtaaaatgatttttgtttaaatttattatattttatttcctattttatctatgttattatattttaattgtgttatctacacggagaaaattttatattaaaaattactatggtatgtagagtaactgtggaccattaagaatatttcaagttaaaatgctgtgtaaaactgtaaaaattgacgtaatttaggtaaaaattacattaattacgtcaatttttacagttttacatagcattttaacttggaatgtTCTTAATGGTCCACAGTTACAACATAcgatagttatttttaatgtaaaattttctctgtatatgttattttattcatattattaaatattacaattatatactgTATGTTAAATGCCGATTTCAGTTTTCTCATTTATTACCGGATTTGCATTTAAGGTatcaatcatgtaatttttgcacttttcacaaagaaaaaattacgtaatcgatcccctaattttattaattttccattatGCGAGCTCGGTAAAACATGCCCCTACCGATCGTCAGATAGGCAACCCAATTTACTGATCTGTATGTGCGGAAGCACCCGTACATGTACTACAgcataattaagaaaatgcaACATGTCAAAGAAAAGAAgctgtttaattttttcttaaagtctCTGTAATATAATCGAGAATAAGAGATCTCAAAGTAAaagggaaataaaaatagagttgaaaaaaataaaataaacatacaaagaaatgcaaaaataaatagtgaCACAAGTTTTGGGCTTACGCGAGAAAAACAATTAAGATTTATGATTGTTaacaatattcaatttaaaataaaataaaaataaaaataaacaaaaatcaaattgGAAACATAACATGTAACAATGAGAGATTGCAAATTTTGTTTGCTGGTTTTTGATATgctgataatataataatattagaaaagagCGAAGAAGAAATGAAGGAAGTTATGTAAAAAgtgtggaaaaatatttaaaaacgattgatttataaacattaataaatcaatactcATCCCTTTTATAAGGGAAAAACAAGAgtagagataaaaaagataaaatatttataagatttaatataagaagaaatgaaaaatttaacaatcaaatcaaagaaataaaaatagtctTACTATAGAAATGTTCaagttttaaagtataaacataGAGAACgattttttcatatgtaataaagataatgcaaaagataaaaaactgtatattttttgagaatttaataCTCTAATTATTCtgttcattttatgtatattggaaaatattcaTACCTTGCCGAGATGTTTTCCAGCAGCCATATATCTAAACGCAGCTTCCACTTCATCCCTTTCAAAAACTTTTCTGCTTAACGGTTTGATAGCGGTTTTCTTTAAAccttctattattaaattcgaCAATGTTATCTTACTCTCTTgttttgcagaaaataatttatctaacaAAATACCATGGAAACTAATACCCTTGGAAAATGCAAATACGTCTAAAGGATTATTGGAAATCATATCAAACTTTCCAATTTCGAGGAAATGTCCACCCTTTGCTAAGCAACGAATGgatgcttgcagtttctcttcagctaaagaatttaatacgaTATCCACTTCGCGACCTGCCgttttctcgaaaattatttgttcaaAACTCGTGTCTCGAGAGTTTCCAATATGATCCTCGGGAATAGAGGGAAACGTTTCTCTTATAAAGTTTCGTTTCTCGACACTCCCAACCGTTGTAAATATTTCGCAACCTTCGTGAAGCGCGAGATAAATCGCTGCTTGACCAACGCCTCCCGTACCAGAATGAATTAACACTTTGTCACCTTTCTTCATTTGACCTCTCAAATACAAAGCGTAATAGCACGTGCTATATACGCAAGGAACCGTCGCTGCGTCTTCCATCGTCCACTCGTCAGGTATGATCCAGCTGAGATATTTATCAGCTGCGCGAACATTTGCTATTGccctaaaaataataatttaaaaaaataattaatataaagtatttatgtagtatttatgattatattaaaattaagttaaaagttgtttctatttttaatgatattccgtacataataaaagttaaaaaagcatataaaatataacaatataaaatattacaattcattcatttcttattttattaaaaatatttataatttaaaaaatttaatataaaatgtaatataaaaattgaaaattttaaaattttattaaaaatttgttaaaaatattattataattaattatgactctGTGTATGTATCGTTATCTTACTCATTTGAACACAATCCCATTATTCTTtgtccatttttattaaaaccaaCAAATTCCATTCCGATTAAAGAACTACCATTTTGATCGAACGCGATAGATTCGAAGGAAGTCGAAATAAGTTTGCCGCTAGCTGTCATGATAtctctaaaattaatagaCCCATagactatttttattagatctttttcattattgttaAGGGAAGATATCCTGCTTTGCATCCAACAAAGAGTGCTCAGATCACCTCGTATctggaatatataaatataacaaagtattttagtcatattaaaataaataattacttaatttataaataaaaatatcacaaatcattatttcaatttttatttcaattttaaatatgtaccaAATCTTCTTAACGTACCAATTGAGAAACATAAGCACTTTTTACGTATTTTGGTTCTAGTAAAGGTAATGGAAAATGCCTGTAAGATCCCCAAATGTTACCGGAACGTATAACATTGATGGGTATATCCAGTTGTAGCTGTTTCATGTATAACGAGTCTTGCAATGAAAAAACAGGCACATCCTTATTCTGAATAAATACAGCTCTAATCATTTCACCGCCCGGTTCTTTTCGCAAACAATTCACAAGACCGATTAGCCCGCATTCGAAGTCTCCTTCTGCAACGACTATAATCGTGTTTGTAGCCTCGTTTTCTACGTTCATGAGTGATTGAAGTTTATCTATCCACGAGAATTCATAATTGTTCACGTGCACAATCTGCTGATTCCTCttaatatcttgtatttttctcaataatataattgtcttaTCGTTGGTGCGTTTCTCTAAAACTACTTTTAATCCATACTTATCCAGACATGAGTAGTCGTAAGTAGCATCCAACTCTTCTAATGTCAGAAGAAAGCCCTTCGGCATCATGACCGATAATAATTGTTCATATAATTTGtccttattttttgttaaaattccaAAACCAatgactattaaaaaattttcatttttggtCAGTTCACTAAATTCTGTTACAGTAACGTTGTCAGGCAAAGCAATATCTTTGAACTGCTTGTGTGTTGTGACCAGTTTTATATTAGACTGAATTTGTGGTAATTGTTCTAAAACtgtattcataaataaacaatttaaactCGCCGTCATCACTTGATCGCAATCCTCGAtaaattcgataatttttacgtttatCATATTGTAACACTCAAGCGCAATGTGCACCGACATTCTTATTGCATCTTGCAAAGACATCACAGTTAAATCTCGATGAGCGACAAACTTGTACTCTTCAAGAACGGGATTGTCTACATTTTGTCGGCGAGATATAGCTGTAGCTATGACGCCGTATATTTCTACTGCTCCAGATATCAAAGTATCTAAATGTTTGTAATTCTGTACAAGGATTTCTGCAATATAACacaataacatattaaatatatgcatatttaaaaaaaataatattttttcgttaaataTTGTGCCTACTTATAACACTGTAAACTTAccgttctttttatttaaaaattttctgatgTGTTCTATATGAGATTTTGGGTCAATTACCATTTTACGAATTCTTGTTGGTACAAAGAGATTTCTCGTATTCTGTCCTAAAATCATCATCTGTAACATGTTGTCCATAAATGTTACCCAGTTGTCAGACCAGACGATATGACCATTCCTGTGACTGACACGCTTTTTAGTCCACGAAATTCGCCCATATATTGATAACCACGaagttttaattctttataaatatctttcataGTCATCTCTTCTTTGTCGTTGTCATTTCGATCCATAAATGTAGTACATATTTTCTCGTTTTCAATATTAACTGGAACTTGTACTTTTCCAGTAACGACAGCATTATCTCCTTCGATTATTTCGAATTTGTTACTACCTATAAGAATATCGTAAGATAGTAGTTTCTTGTAAATATGGTTTAGAATAGGAGATtgtatcatataattaataatgatattttctaaaaaatatattagccaATCTTTAATCATGAAAGTAGTATAAACATGTTGATATACAATTCGCAAcagtaaattacaaaaataaatttaagttttaagaaaaatgattatgatattaatgatCTGATATTGTTGAGGatctgcaaaattaattattaacgatCATTTCGGCGCTCGTAATTAATAGCGCCTCGGAAGCGAAGCGCGCTGCGCACTTCTCGCTACGTCTCGTTTACGTAAAGATATAGAAAGAGTAATCGCGTCGTTCGCTCTAATTGTTAGGCTTTCGAAATCTCTCTACCCGGTGATCTTATCACGTTGTTCGCGCGGTGAAACTGAGTAgcttaattttattcgtttttatttGCTCCGTAGCTCCGCGGTCAGTGAGATAAAAATTCTCGATAGTGCGCATCGAAAGCCCTAAGCCGGCTACGCCTTTTTGATCTCTCAAACTAATTCAAGAATCTGTAAAtagtgtaaataatatttaaggaCTTTGAcccttttat encodes:
- the LOC140673972 gene encoding LOW QUALITY PROTEIN: fatty acid synthase-like (The sequence of the model RefSeq protein was modified relative to this genomic sequence to represent the inferred CDS: inserted 1 base in 1 codon; deleted 3 bases in 2 codons; substituted 5 bases at 5 genomic stop codons) is translated as MDNNNRFNPYISVDAEEEIVISSIAGRFPNSDNIKELQDNLFNKMDLGTSNFRWSNFAYEMPARVGKMNNIQKFDAEFFNISTEEAHVIDPGSKILLEHTYEAIIDAGVNLAELRGTNTSVITAISVHDTHLELIYNKPHIAGLPMLGVNKSIAANRISYWLGITGPSYNIDTACSSSHFVMVEAYKMIRSGICEAAIVASVNLCVHPYVTHQFFRLGVLSADGYCKPYDEEGTCTGYMRSESAVVVYLQKARDARRIYATFVYGKTNCDGYKEEGITFPSFDKQKMLLEEFYEECDISPLELSYMEAHATGTLVGDPVKLQAIDEALCAKRDSPLLLGSVKSNIGHSEPVSGHCQIAKVIIAMETAIIAPTIHFKHPRKDMTAIIEGRVKIITEKTEYKGGYIGINSFGFGGANCHVLWKSNPKIKINNKADDNLPRLVVTSGRTEKAVKIILDDVYSRPIDVDYISLLHHIHSDNIKGHFYRGYIIAGSKLSDNAIIKMESNVYTKRPICFVFSGIGSQCFNMGQALMKFLVFTKAIHKCDTVLRPHNIFVTDILINENKHILDNIVNLLVGLTGLQIGIVDLLTSIGITPDIIMGHSIGELICGYADECLTAEQTITMAYYVGLAFFKSKIIDGLMAEINLDFKSLKNICPSDIDIACYNSSNNSIVSGPTNSVKAFLAKLQNKNIFVKEIACGHVPFHSRYVEPARVKLLEYLNQILPQTVSPSSKWLNVLNESCGXFNSSPKSCLAKYYTNYLLTPVFFLEAVHFIPNDAVTIEIAPQDILQYILNNSLETTVTNVALYKFSHKPNIEMFLHGIGKLYTAGLQPQIPNLYPEVKFPVSRGTPMISYLVRWDHSEDWYMFYHTGQRKLDVGEVTISINLLEEEFSYMTGHVINGKNLLPATGYLSLIWQMISWLKKIYYLNLPIIFEDVNFLRSTILSKENPVNLTLMIEKGSNKFEIIEGDNAVVTGKVQVPVNIENEKICTTFMDRNDNDKEEMTMKDIYKELKLRGYQYMGEFRGLKSVSVTXNGHIVWSDNWVTFMDNMLQMMILGQNTRNLFVPTRIRKMVIDPKSHIEHIRKFLNKKNEILVQNYKHLDTLISGAVEIYGVIATAISRRQNVDNPVLEEYKFVAHRDLTVMSLQDAIRMSVHIALECYNMINVKIIEFIEDCDQVMTASLNCLFMNTVLEQLPQIQSNIKLVTTHKQFKDIALPDNVTVTEFSELTKNENFLIVIGFGILTKNKDKLYEQLLSVMMPKGFLLTLEELDATYDYSCLDKYGLKVVLEKRTNDKTIILLRKIQDIKRNQQIVHVNNYEFSWIDKLQSLMNVENEATNTIIVVAEGDFECGLIGLVNCLRKEPGGEMIRAVFIQNKDVPVFSLQDSLYMKQLQLDIPINVIRSGNIWGSYRHFPLPLLEPKYVKSAYVSQLIRGDLSTLCWMQSRISSLNNNEKDLIKIVYGSINFRDIMTASGKLISTSFESIAFDQNGSSLIGMEFVGFNKNGQRIMGLCSNEAIANVRAADKYLSWIIPDEWTMEDAATVPCVYSTCYYALYLRGQMKKGDKVLIHSGTGGVGQAAIYLALHEGCEIFTTVGSVEKRNFIRETFPSIPEDHIGNSRDTSFEQIIFEKTAGREVDIVLNSLAEEKLQASIRCLAKGGHFLEIGKFDMISNNPLDVFAFSKGISFHGILLDKLFSAKQESKITLSNLIIEGLKKTAIKPLSRKVFERDEVEAAFRYMAAGKHLGKIIKVHKEDEPLDTPILAHPRYYCLEHKCYIVLGGLGGFGLELIDWLIIRGAENLVVTSRTRIKNGPQRSRITLXQSYGVNIQIVTTDDTSKYXDCESILKFAEEQGPVDTIFHLAVVLKDNIFKNQSPQTFEDSFVSKAWTTKNMDQLSRTICPQLXHFVVFSSVSCGKGNAGQTNYGMANSVMERICEKRVKEGLHGLAIQWGAIDDVGLVADMQEDDKELVIGDTLQQTISSCLDTLEIFLLQDRAIISSMVVAEKKKDSQATNPLVAVANIMGLKNTNTVASNVSLAELGMDSMMAVEIKQTLEREFDILLTARDIRNLNFAKLREMTNRADQEKIYDATEDDTNDDAIDLDGFKLLTRKLKDSDLTSDIYVELATKREVAGSEIFFILGIDGCASVYKLMESKINSSAICLQHGVLNMPGFTTSIMKSAKYLLPHILEKMQGRKEFLIVGYSFGSLIAIELARLLETRNFSGRLILIDGAPNQIKYLIRISIYKYXTQKLFSHTSEQELQNNILLYLKNVYLNSKNEMPVLEMNNCSTWEKKLELFFAHFSKEANVLELTIENQKMLYSTLYDHVKAIHDYNITSLPRLKSSIILLKPTLMSITFTEEDYGLHKITENAVQIHYVEGTHLTMMNNDEIASFINETL